The Macrobrachium rosenbergii isolate ZJJX-2024 chromosome 52, ASM4041242v1, whole genome shotgun sequence genome includes the window GTCTTGAGATTAAGAGTCTgctttgaattataaaaaaaatatataatcatatctgtaaacttagtattattatataagagaaaataaatacaagaactACTTATcacagataataaataataatacttgcCTTCACTataaattcaaaagcaaaaatatgcaataaatattagATAAACTTCAAAGAAACGAAGCATCTAAAACTGACTCTTCGTTATTCCAAATCGTAATTCTTTATTCGcgtcaaaatactgaatatatttattgACAGTGAATTATTTCCAATGATATTTTTACGCGACGCGAAATCTGTTtgctatgaaaaaatattcaatgacgtttcttcggcgcaatcgagttttctgtacagccgctacagcatataatcaaggccaccgaaaatggatctatctttcggtggtctaggtataatgctgtatgagccgcggcccgtgaaactttgaacacggcccggtggtggcttatcctacatcgttgccagaagcacgattacggccaactttaccttaaataagataaaaactgctgagggctagagggctgcaatttggtatgtttgatgattggagggtggatgatcaacatcccaatttgcagccctctagcctcagtaggttttaagatttgagggcggacagaaaaagtgctgagagaaaaagtgcagacagaaagaagtgcggacagcggacagaaaaagtgcagacggacagacaaagccggcacaatagttttcttttacacaaaactaaaaactacgCGACAACAAGTCCATGTATTCAAGCAATCGATACGTCACACATCGCCTTTGAGACTTTATGAGGAACGAGGTTCACGGTACCAaaacatcataaaataaaaaacatcgcGGAACAAAAGCATCTCGCAACGTAAACATCGATGAAACAAAATGTCACAAACTCAAAACATCacgaaaataaagatattacaaaaacaaacaaaaaaaaatcacgaaacgAAAACATCACAATAACAAAACATCacgaaacaagaaaaattacaaaaacaaaaacttcacgaaacaaaatcacaaaaacaaaatatcacaaaatcaaaacatcacaaaacaaaaacaccacggaaacaacaacaaaaaccaaacaTTGCAATAACAAAATCACGAaaacaaaacatcacaaaaacaaaaacatcacgaaaacaaaaaaacaaaaatatcacaaaagcaagacatcacaaaaacaaaatcatgaaaacaaaacatcacaaaaacaaaaacatcacgaaaacaaaatacaaaatcatcacaaaaacaaaaacatcacgaaaacaaaatacaaaaacatcacaaaaacaaaatgacgaaaacaacacatcacaaaaacaaaaacatcacgaaaacaaaatacaaaaacatcacaaaaacaaaaacatcacgaaaacaaaatacaaaaacaaaatacaaaaacatcacaaaacaaaatcatctcaaaaacaaaatacaaaaacatcacAAGAACAATAACAtcacgaaaacaaaaacacaatcaaCAACAAGTGATCGACTTCCTCGAGCGGTCAATTTAAAGCCGAACACCGGTCGAAGTCTCCGCGGATGACAGCGAGAAATAATTCAAAGACGGTCGCATGGAGGAAGCCAATAGCGCTCGAAAGCAGCTGACTGCCAAGCCAGGTCGGGGTCTTTCATAAAGAGAGGTCTttcattttgtaagaaaaaaaaaaaaaaaaaaagagggggtaTTTCATGAAAAAGTCTTTCGTAGAAGAGGGTCTTTCATGAAAAATTGGATCTTTCATAAGAAAAGTCTTTTGTAAAATAGggtctttcataaaaaatacgGGTCTTTCATAAACTATACgggtctttcataaaaaaacggGTCTTTCATAAAAATACGGGTCTTTCATAAAAAACACgggtctttcattaaaaaaaaaaacgggtcattcataaaaaataaacaagcttgAAAGCGAATTGATGGCACAGAGATCATaataatacgctctctctctctccttcaaaggTAACCTATGCAACATTTATATACAGCTAGTCTGGGATATTATGACTCCCGGGTTTAAAGTCGACGCTTCAAAAACCGTGAgtgtccggagagagagagagagagagagagagagagagagagagagagagagagagagagagagagagagagagaaatgtttaaatGTTAAAAGGTTCATCTATTTCCGCCTGGTGTCAAATGTATAAATGCGatttaagagatgaaaaatgccGAAGGAATAACAAGAGATTTGAAGGCGACACAgaacaaaaaaagttaatgataaggatgagagagagagagagagagagagagagagagagagagagagagagagagagagagagagagagagagagttgaatttaAACTGAtcagatgtgagagagagagagagagagagagagagagagagagagagagagagagagagagagagagttgaatttaAACTGATCagatgtgaagagagagagagagagagagagagagagagagagagagagagagagagagacaaccttATCAATTCTTAAgagcatttacaaaaaaaaaaagaatacgagAATAACAACACACCTAATCAGCTAATCTACTACGGGTAAAAAAAGATTTACtgcttttaataagaaaaaaaaaaaacactgtcagaagatgaaagaggaaatgaaatatatattaaagaggaaatgaaagatttatcaaagaggaaatgaaagatctatcaaagaggaaatgaaagatttattAAAACTCGAAGCttcaacaaaatgaaaggaaaattcaaaaggcttgaaaaaaaaaagtctgccatACTGGAAGTACTCTGAACAATCAGCAAATGCCTTTGAGTAATTTATATGTGTGCTGTTATTGACAATAGCCAATCACGTGGctggagacagaaaagaaaatatcaacttttactattattaatttttccataagactttcatttaaaaataaaatcactagcAATGAGAATTTATTAGCATATAACTTTTTCACAAGACTTATCTAAAAATGACTCACTAACAATGAGAATATATTTCcacaaaacttttatttaaaaataataaaatcactaGAATAAGATTTAATTAGCATAACGTTTTCCACGagacttttaattaaaaataaaatcactagaatcagattttatttttttagcaaagtAGACTACGAATATTAGAAATCACATTCTCTTAAGTTCAGATTCTTCTCATCAGGCAACATCAACAATAAGTCAATAGAACGTCTAATATGCAataaggccaagagaaagagaaggtctgctcacttccccccaaatcccccacgtagccggagctttgtctacttccttattgcgtcagcaggcgaattgccttaatgagcaggtacctctaagatacgtcatcgcctacgtagttaccacaggtgggaggcgactccacttgggtagaccttgtctctcttggccttggtatgAAAGCAAAATTGACTGTTTTCTGTACTGAAGCAATCGTATTTACTTCCCAGGTGTCCCTACCAATACCCACAATATTTACTGGCCCAGTACCAACATCCAGTCAACTGCTGCAGTCAACTGTTCCAGCCAACTGCTGCAATCAACTGCTCCAGTCAACTGCTGCAACCAACTGCTCCAGTCAACTGCTGCAACCAACTGCTCCAGTCAACTACAGCAATCAACTGCTCCAATCAACTGCTGCAATCAACTGCTCCAGTCAATTTCTGCAATCAACTGCTCCAGTCAACTACGGCAATCAACTGCTTCAATCAACTACAGCGATCAACTGCTCCAGTCAACCATTCATTCCATCTGAAGACTCTAGGACTGAAACAAGCCGAGTGACAAACACCAGCATGCAAAGtatgcttacagagagagagagagagagagagagagagagagagagagagagagagagagctattacaACCCACTTCGACTTACCTTTTTCTGCAGCTTGGGTCCTCTCTCGAGGGCGACCATCACGGCCTCGGAGAGTTTCTCGGGAAGTTGGTGGAGGAGGCGCGAGAGCCCCATGGCTTCTAGCGACTCGTGCACCCGGCCCACAGCTCCAGCTAGGTCAGACCAAGCCCCGTCGACCTCGGCTAAGGGAGCGAGGCACCCCCTGGCGACGTTCAGGCAAAGGCCTAAGCAGGGCGGGGCCAGGGCGCCATGGCAGGCTCCGCAATAATGCAGCCGGGCGGCTGCTTCCCCGCATTCCTGGGGCACGGGCAGATTCCTGGCGGTGTTGACGACGTCGGCTCCAACGTCCAAAGCGTGGAGCAGCAGGCGGCAGACTGGAGCCCACGGAGGAGGGTTTCGCCTACGAGGGTGGGTATGATGCCCCAGGGCTGGACGATCCTCTGGGCGTCCCCTGAGGCATTCGGTGTAGGCCTTGGAAAAGGGGGGCATGCGCGCGTGGAGGGCGCTGTGGTACACTGGGGGGAAGAGGTTGTCCCAGAAGGACTCGAGAGGCCTTTCCAGCGCCCTCTCGTCCTCGAAGTCCGTGAGGCCGGCCCTCAGGCCGGAGTACAGGTTGTGTAAGACCTGCTTGGCAGCGGGGGCAAGTCTTGGGTACGTGTTCTGGAATTCTTTTATCGCCCGATGCTCGCTGTTGGTCAACGCCTCTTCTACCACACCTGGAAAGAGAAGAAACCAAGTTACAATCGCAACACCAGTGCAAAGATTTTTagatatgaatagaaaaaaaaaaaaataaaaaaaaattcttactcaTTAATAACTTTCAAATTTTCTAGTTAATGCTTTTCCCAGGTCAACACGAGTCAACATTTACAATTCCtattaagaaaaagcaaagtGAAATTATAACTTTCAATGAAAACTTAAAAGGGGGCGGGGTTAAGAGTGAGAGGAAAATCATCATTACACTTTTTAAAACGAAACTCTACATGAGTGTATTAACTTATAAAAGACCAAAATAATAAGGCATAATTTAACGATGACAACAACAAAAGTTAGGACGAGCTTTTTGAAATGGGAATAAGGTTGTTCTACTTAACAActaaatacaataacaaatatgGGGCAGCAATACCGATGCTGTtggtatatgataaaaaaaaaaatcaagattcattGCATGACAGTAACCTTATCAAAATCGTCTCTTAAATAATTTGCGAACATAAAATTCTGACAATCTAGACAATCAG containing:
- the LOC136833997 gene encoding glypican-5-like — translated: MWVRWCLAVVLFISVGWHSAVEADGANADDPIGCSPALQILVQQNIVTQEHLAQLPSNGSIICGGGACCVPEITEVLRAAGRASLSDMVRNTADTLHGALTSHKDVFYRVVEEALTNSEHRAIKEFQNTYPRLAPAAKQVLHNLYSGLRAGLTDFEDERALERPLESFWDNLFPPVYHSALHARMPPFSKAYTECLRGRPEDRPALGHHTHPRRRNPPPWAPVCRLLLHALDVGADVVNTARNLPVPQECGEAAARLHYCGACHGALAPPCLGLCLNVARGCLAPLAEVDGAWSDLAGAVGRVHESLEAMGLSRLLHQLPEKLSEAVMVALERGPKLQKKVRRDCHVPTHQDPVTPTRV